The DNA window GTAGCCGTAGATAGCCGCCCGATTCCGATAGCCTTTGCCGGCGCCAGACAGCGCGGCCAGCGGACGTTCTCCTAACCTCGCCTTGTCGGGCAATCGCCTGGCGACTACCACCAGCATCGACCGACAGGGTTGTCGTGCTGCGGTCGGTGCGACACCAGGAGAACAACAATAATGAAACAACCCCTCGCTTCTTCCCTCGATGCGATCCTCCAGCAATCCGTCGATGGCGCCAGTGGCGTACCCGGCGTCGTCGCAGCCGTGACCGATCGAGAAGGCTTGCTTTATTCGGGTGCCGCCGGGCAACGTGCGTCGGACCAGGCGCAGGCCATGACCGATGACAGTGTCTTCGCCATCTTCTCCACGACCAAGGCCATCACCGCCACGGCGGTCCTGCAACTGGTGGAGGAGGGCCGGCTCGACCTCGATGAACCCGCGCGCCGCTACGTTCCCGAGATCGGCGAACTGAAGGTGCTGGACGGCTTCGATTCCGAGGGTAATCCACGCCTGCGCGCCCCACGGCGCGACATCACCACGCGCATGCTGCTACTGCATACCGCCGGCTTCGGCTATGACTTCTTCAACGAGGACTACCGGCGCCTGGCGACCGAACACGGGCAGCCGAGCATCATAGGTTCCACGCTGGATTCGCTGCGCACACCACTGCTGTTCGAACCCGGCGAGCGCTGGGAGTACGGCACCAACATCGACTGGGCCGGGCTGGTGGTCGAGGCCGTGACCGGCCAGCGCCTGGGCGATGTCATGCGTGCGCGTATCTTCGAGCCCCTCGGCATGCACGACAGTGCCTTCGTGATGACGCCGTCGATGGCCGAGCGGCGCGCCTGCATGCACCAGCGTGAGGCCGATGGCAGCCTGACCGCGCTGCACGACTTCGTCCTGCCACAGGCGCCGGAGGTGCACATGGGCGGGCACGGGCTGTATTCCACTGCCGGCGATTACTGTCGCTTTATCCGTATGTGGCTCAACGAAGGACAGGGCGAGCATGGCCGCGTGCTGCGTCCGGAAACCGTGCGCATGGCCGAGTGCAATGGCCTGGGCGAGCTGAAGATCAAGGCGCTGCCTGGCGCCATCCCGACGCTCTCCAATCCGGTCGAGTTCTTCCCAGGGATGCCCAAGTCCTGGGCGCTGAGCTTCATGGTCAACGAAGAGGATGCGCCGACCGGACGTCCTGCCGGTTCCCTGGCCTGGTCCGGGCTGGCCAATCTCTATTACTGGATCGATCGCCGCAATGGCATCGGTGGCTACTGGGCCACGCAGATCCTGCCGTTCATCGACCCGGCCTCGGTCGACGGCTACCTGGCATTCGAGACCGAGGTTTACCGCAGCCTGCGTGGCTGAACGGCGCTTCATACCACCACGACAATGAAAAGAAAGGTGACCCATGAACTCTCAACGTTTCGTATCGCCCCGCCGTAGTGCGGCGGTTGCTGCGCTGACCCTGCTGCCTGCCCTGTGGCAAACGGCACAGGCACTGGATGTCGACGCAGGCGAGTACACGGCGGCGCTGCCGGCCGGCTCCAGCATGCTGTTGCTCTATTTACAGCACGCCGAGCGGCGCAGCGTCTATGCCGATGGCCACAAGCAGCCCCTGCGTGCGGGGCTGGATTCGGAGATCGGCATTCTGCGCGGTGCGCACTACTTCGAAGTGGGCGGCTACACCCTGAACACGCAGTTCCTGCTGCCGTTCGGGCGTATGGAGGGCCAGCGTGACCACAAGGCACTGGGCGAGGCGAGTGGCATCGGTGACCTGATCCTGGCGTCCAGCCTGTGGCTGGTCAACGATCCGGAGCGCAACCGCTACTGGGGTATCACGCCGTACCTCTATCTGCCCACGGGGCGCTATGACCGCGACGATGCGCTCAACCTGGGCGAGAACCGCTGGAAGCTGAACCTGCAGAGCGGCTATGTCACGGGCCTGAGCGAGCGTCTGTCACTCGACCTGACAGGGGATGTCACCCTGTTCGGCAAGAACGATGATTTCACTGGCCAGGGGCTGACACTGCGGCAGAAGCCGCTCTGGCAGGCCCAGAGCTACCTGCGCTACCAGGTGACGCCAGCGCTGTCGCTGCATGTCGGAGCGTCGCGCCTGTGGGGCGGCGAGAGCCGAGTCGAGGGGCGCGGGCAGGATGACCGTCCCGATACCAGCAAGTACCTGGTCGGTGCGTCCTACTGGTTGAGTCCGGCGGTCCAGGTACTGGCCAACTATGGCCAGGACATTGCCGTCGAGAACGGTTTCAAGGAGAACCAGCGCTTCAACCTGCGCCTGCTGTGGGCCTTCTGATATCTGTCGCGTGC is part of the Pseudomonas sp. ABC1 genome and encodes:
- a CDS encoding serine hydrolase, translated to MKQPLASSLDAILQQSVDGASGVPGVVAAVTDREGLLYSGAAGQRASDQAQAMTDDSVFAIFSTTKAITATAVLQLVEEGRLDLDEPARRYVPEIGELKVLDGFDSEGNPRLRAPRRDITTRMLLLHTAGFGYDFFNEDYRRLATEHGQPSIIGSTLDSLRTPLLFEPGERWEYGTNIDWAGLVVEAVTGQRLGDVMRARIFEPLGMHDSAFVMTPSMAERRACMHQREADGSLTALHDFVLPQAPEVHMGGHGLYSTAGDYCRFIRMWLNEGQGEHGRVLRPETVRMAECNGLGELKIKALPGAIPTLSNPVEFFPGMPKSWALSFMVNEEDAPTGRPAGSLAWSGLANLYYWIDRRNGIGGYWATQILPFIDPASVDGYLAFETEVYRSLRG
- a CDS encoding transporter, with protein sequence MNSQRFVSPRRSAAVAALTLLPALWQTAQALDVDAGEYTAALPAGSSMLLLYLQHAERRSVYADGHKQPLRAGLDSEIGILRGAHYFEVGGYTLNTQFLLPFGRMEGQRDHKALGEASGIGDLILASSLWLVNDPERNRYWGITPYLYLPTGRYDRDDALNLGENRWKLNLQSGYVTGLSERLSLDLTGDVTLFGKNDDFTGQGLTLRQKPLWQAQSYLRYQVTPALSLHVGASRLWGGESRVEGRGQDDRPDTSKYLVGASYWLSPAVQVLANYGQDIAVENGFKENQRFNLRLLWAF